The sequence below is a genomic window from bacterium.
CCCAGGCATCGATCTCCGGAAAGACCGACCGGCTTGCCGGCCTCAAGGAGAACGTCATCATGGGCCGCCTGATTCCCGCCGGTACGGGCATGCCCCGGTACAGGTATATGGGAATTAGAATCGAGGGTGCGGATGAGGACGTAGGAGACGAGAGCGTACTGGATGTCCTCCCGCCGCGGCCGGTCGTGCTCGATCCGCAGCCCGAGGGACTCATGGCCGGACCGCCCGCAGGCGACCGAGGCATCGAAGCCTGAGCTAGATCCACTTCCTGATCACGTCGGATCCGGGCAGCGAACGGGTCCGACGTGGTTGGATTTTCCGGAGTGGCCGGACACTTTGCTTTCGCTGTTTCTTTGGTTTAGGGCTGGCTTGTGAACGAAGCTGCAGCGGCCAGCCGAACTAGTTGACAATCAAGGGTTTCTGATTATAATCCGGCCCCTTCCAAGCGAAGGGGTGTTCTCGCGGTCGGGTCTATGGGTGCTATTGACCGGGTGCCGGCTTCTCCGAGAACTGGGTGAGTCAACAATCCACCACCGGGTTGTTTCGCAGGGGGGTGAAACTCCTTTCCCGCGAACAGCCGCCGGACGGTGGATTGCTTTGCTCTGGACAAGACGTGCCTATCAAATAGATGTCCCAACGGGGACACGAGAAGCGCAAGGGCGGCGATGCCGACGATTCAACAGCTGGTTCGTAAGGGCCGGCAGAGCAAGACAAAGCGATCGAAGAGTGGTGACCTCATGAGTTCACCACAGAAGCGCGGCGTGTGTTTGCGCGTTTCGACGCTAACCCCAAAGAAACCTAACTCCGCTCTGCGTAAGGTGGCGCGTGTTCGCCTTAGCAATGGCCGCGAGGTCTGGGCCTACATTCCCGGTGAAGGTCACAACCTTCAGGAGCATTCCGTCGTGCTCGTTCGCGGAGGTCGTGTACGCGACCTGCCCGGTGTTCGATATCACATCATTCGCGGCACGCTCGACACGCTCGGTGTCGACGGACGTAATCGATCGCGCAGCCACTACGGCACGAAGCGTCGCAAGTAAGGAATCGGGATCATGCCGCGTCGACGAGAAGTACCCAAACGACCGATCACGCCTGATCCCAAGTTCGGTGATCGCCAGGTTACGAAGTTCGTGAACGTGCTCATGACGCATGGAAAAAAGAGCACCGCCGAGCGCCTTCTCTACGGCGCTCTGGAATTGATGGCCGAGCGCGAAAACGACGATCCTTTGCGCCTGTTTCGTCGCGCCCTCGACAATGTTCGCCCGCGCGTCGAGGTCAAGAGCCGCCGTGTAGGTGGCGCTACCTATCAGGTGCCGATCGAAGTGCAGCAAGCGCGAGGAACAGCGCTCGCCATGCGTTGGATCGTTCAATACGCCCGGGCAAGGTCCGGAAAATCGATGCGTGACAAGCTCGCGTCCGAGTTCATGGATGCGGCAGCAGAGCGCGGTGAGTCCGTGCGCAAACGTGAAGAATCCCACCGTATGGCTGAGGCTAACAAGGCCTTCGCTCACTACCGGTGGTAGCC
It includes:
- a CDS encoding 30S ribosomal protein S12, with protein sequence MPTIQQLVRKGRQSKTKRSKSGDLMSSPQKRGVCLRVSTLTPKKPNSALRKVARVRLSNGREVWAYIPGEGHNLQEHSVVLVRGGRVRDLPGVRYHIIRGTLDTLGVDGRNRSRSHYGTKRRK
- the rpsG gene encoding 30S ribosomal protein S7; amino-acid sequence: MPRRREVPKRPITPDPKFGDRQVTKFVNVLMTHGKKSTAERLLYGALELMAERENDDPLRLFRRALDNVRPRVEVKSRRVGGATYQVPIEVQQARGTALAMRWIVQYARARSGKSMRDKLASEFMDAAAERGESVRKREESHRMAEANKAFAHYRW